The Salmo trutta chromosome 6, fSalTru1.1, whole genome shotgun sequence genomic sequence ctccaaaacaaaggtcatgtggtttggtaagaagaatgctcctctccccaccggtgtgattactacctctgagagtttagagcttgaggtagtcacctcatacaactacttgggagtatggctagtacttgggagtatggctcagcacatatcaaagctgcaggctaaagataaatctagacttggtttcctctatcgtaatcgctcctctttcaccccagctgccaaactaaccctgattcagatgaccatcccaCCCATGCTAaattacggagacatcatttatagatcggcaggtaagggtgctctcgagcggctagatgttctttaccattcggcaatcagatttgccaccaatgctccttttaggacacatcactgcactctatactcctctgtaaactggtcatctctgtatacccgtcgcaagacccactggttgatgcttatttataaaaccctcttaggcctcactcccccgtatctgagatatctactgcagccctcatcctccacatacaacacccgttctgagtcacattctgttaaaggtccccaaagcacacacatccatgggtcgctcctcttttcagtttgctgcagctagcgactggaacgagctgcaacaaacactcaaactggacagctttatctccatctcttcattcaaagactcagtcatggacactcttactgacagttgtggctgcttcgtgtgatgtattgttgtctcaacattcttgccctttgtgctgttgtctgtgcccaataatgtttgtactctgttttgtgatgctaccatgttgtgttgctagcaTGCTACGATGTTGTCttataggtctctctttatgtagtgttgtggtgtctctcttgtcgtgatgtgtgttttgtcctgtatatgttttttaaaatcccagccccctgtccccgcaggaggccttttgccttttgttaGACCGTaacagtaaataagaatttgttcttaactgacttgcctagttaaataaaggttaaataaaaaagtataaaaaaatacaCACATCCCTCTGCACATCCTTCTGAcccgacaaacacacacacacacacctctcctcctcctgtcgtAGTTTGTCCTCCTGTTCTTTCTGTACTCTGGCCAGACGCCGCCTCTCAGCCAACAGTCTAGACGCCTCCTCTGCATCCGTTGTCCCGGCAACGTTCCTGCCTGTGGGCGTACCTGGAGAATCtgtgaggagggaggaagggggagaaggtGGGGAGCGGTGGAGTAGAGGGGGAGTGGggcagagacatagagacagagatgacTCTGGTGTACAGCAGACACTGATGAAAGCAGTTTTCTCTGAAGCGTTCTGTTGTCTCCTCTAGGGTGGCTCAggttgcactctctctctctctctttctgtctatcgatatatatctctctctttccctccacccctctctcctctcaaggGTAAAGCATATATCAGTGGTGAGTTCTGAACACACCCACGAGCAcatgcaatcacacacacacacacatccctaccTGCCGCCAGGTCTCTGCTGCAGGACTTGGGGATCTTCTTCTCTGTTGCATCCGGCTTGGAGGACTTCCTCTCCAGGGTTCCATGACCCCTGGCCTCATGGTTACCCTCGGTTACCGGGGGTCGCTGgcggaggggggagggagggtacTGTCCCGGGGAGCAGGGGGATTGGGCACGACTCTTAGTCGACCTCACCCTGTAATAACAATTCACTTTACTTGTATCTTTTATACTACGTAGTAGGTAAAGCTTCTTTACAATAAGTATATattataatacaaaataaaaaacaggaaaACCAAGAAACCTTTTGGGCGTGCCCACTGCTTTGCTATTGGCTCTGGGGGAGGAGCTTCGGGTGGGAGTGGTCGGAGATTCGAGGCGTCTCAGTGAAGAGTCAGTCAGACAGGAGGCGGGGCCTCTCTCTGTCTAAAAACACAAAATAAGAAGTGAACGTGTGCTCAGAATAATAATGTAGTAATATAAATGCATGTACACACATCTATGGTACTGACTGTGGGTGTTCTGGGGGTCTTGTCCTCCGGGGGTCCATTGCTTGCCTTCCTGGAGGGGGAACCTTTGTAGGCCGGTCGCTGGGGGCTGGGGGATGCTAAATGAGGGGACACACCACACTCTGCATTGTCATAgtagggcagagagacagacaacgaAGAGAAACACACAAGAGAGAGTCATGTTATATACTGTTGCTTGGCAACACACATACCTCTTTCTGGTGAGTGCAGGGAGGCTGAAGAGTTGGAGAGGCGTTTAGTGATTGGCTGGTGCGGGGAGGGTGGTGTCAGGAAGTCACACACTGCAGAGAGATGCATGAGAAAGAGTCACCCCAGAGGGACAGGAAGAGGTAGGAGTCTTCTTAACCCACAAATACTAATACTACATTCATATTTTCTCTACCTTCCCTGAAGTGTACACTCGTTCACTTCCACAAATGGGGAGGGTTCGGAATGGACtgaaatatggtggaaactcatATATGCATATGCTTATAACAATCGTCAcatcaatgagagagagagatgagtgaacaCTTTAGGGAGGAGGGTAAAGGAAACAGgtcagatatgtctatgtgtgGTTAGGGGCAACTTGTACCTGGAGCAACGGAGACACATCACATTACACACAAATCACAATACACATAAATCATATTACACACAAATCACATTACACACAAATAGgagacacacaatacacacaaatcacaatacacacacatcacattacaCACAAATCACATTACACATAAATCACATTAAACACAAATCACATTACACACAAATCACATTACACATAATCACATTACACATAAATCACATTACACACAAATCATATTACACACAAATCACATTACACATAAATCACATTACACACAaatcacaatacacacaaatcacattacatataAATCACATTACAAACAAATCACATTACACACAAATCACATTACACATAAATCACATTACACACAAATCACATTACTCACCAATCACATTACACACAAATCACATTACACGTAAATCACATTACACACAaatcacaatacacacacatcacattacaCACAAATCACATTACACATAAATCACATTACACACAAATCACATTACACACAAATCACATTACACATAAATCACATTACACACAAATCATATTACACATAAATCACATTACACACAAATCACATTACACACAAATCACATTACAATGCACACAAATAGGAGACACACAATACACACGAATCACATTACACATAAATCACATTACAAACAAATCACATTACAAACAAATCACATTACACACAAATCACATTACACACAAATAGGAGACACAATACCAGAACTTTACTCCGcagttattatttttttaatgtatttatttatttatttatttaacctttatttaattaactaggcaagtcagttacgaacacattcttatttacaatgacggcctaccaacaatgacggcctacgatAGTTAGTGAACAACTATGCCACAAATTCACCAAAACATCCGACACACTGACTGGGCTTCAGTTTGACTTCCGTGTTATATAGTAAGAGATTAATGTATGTtccatctacagtgcattcagaaagtattcagagcccttgtctttttccacattttgttacgttacagccttattctaaaatggattatgttgttttttcccccctcatcaatctatacacaatagcccatagttctctgcagatcctctcaagctctgtcaggttggatgggaagtgtcgctgcacagctattttcaggtctctccagagatgttcaattgggttcaagtccgggctctggctggtccactcaaggacattcagagacttgtctcgaagccactcctgcattgtcttggctgtgtgcttagggttgttgtcctgttggaaggtgaaccttcgccccagtctgaggttctgagcactctggagcaggttttcatcaaggatatctctgtactttgctcctttcatctttccctcgaacctgacgagtttcccagtccctgctgctgacaaacatccccacagcatgatgctgccaccaccatgcttcaccgtagggatggtgccaggcttcctccaaacgtgatgcttggcattcaggccaaatagttaaatcttggtttcatcagaccagagaatcttgtttctcatggtctgagagtcctttaggtaccttttggtaaactccaagctggctgtcatatggcttttactgaggagtggcttccgtctggccgctctaccataatggcctgattggtggagtgctgcagagatggttatccttctggaaggttcttccatctccatacaggaactctggagctctgtcagagtgaccattgggttcttggtcacctccctgaccaaggcccttcttagTTTGGtcaggcgaccagctctaggaagagtcttggtggttcaaaacttcttccatttaagaaggatggaggcctctgtgatcttggggaccttcaatgctgcagaaatgttttggtacccttccccagatctcttgcctcgacacaatcctgtgtcggagctctacggacaattccttcgacctcatggtttggtttttgctctgacatacactgtcaacagtgagaccttatatagacaggtgtgtgcctttccaaatcatgtccaatcaactgaatttaccacaggtggactccaatcaggttgtagaaacatctcaaggatgatcaatggaaacaggatgcacctgacctcaattcaagtctcattgcaaagggtctgaatacttatgcaaataaggtatctgttttttattttttatatatttgctaacatttctaaaaacctgttttcgcattgtcattatggggaaatgagataaaaagtatttaatcaattttagaataaggctgtaatgtaacaaaatgtggaaaaagtcaaggggtttgaatattttgccgaatacactgtatacatCGATACACACGAATACACTGTATACATCGATACACACGAATACACTGTATACATCGAtacacatgaatacacacacgGATCCTCTATCACAAAGGAGAGAGTATGGTGTTATGTTAGTGTGTGTCTGAGTACCTGTCTCGAGGGGATTGGGGGTTGTCGAGACTTCTGCATATCctatcagctgtgtgtgtgtggttagactGCTATAGACAGACAGGAAGTATATGAACTCTGTTCTGATTGGAAGGAGCTAGTGGACCCCGAGGACCAAAGGGAGACAACATGTGTGGTGAAAACAACCATATCCATATTCatgcacagaccccccccccccccccccccccagcagaaTTCACTACAAAACACACAATCTGATAGGACGATGGATACTTGGGACAAAATAAAAAGAAATGCATGAACATTATTGTGAATACAgacacaatagaatagaatagaattctTTATTGCCCCGAAGGAAGAATAAATGTCTTGAACTAGCAATACAAAGCATAACACACATGCAGCCAAACACAACAACTGCACACTAAGGGTATCAGGTGGTCTGTACCGTTCCTGGATTGGTTGGGACTGGCAGCAGAGGCGGGATAATGAGGCAGAGCTGAGCCAATAGCATGAGAGGGTGGGGTCTTAGGGTTACCTGTTAGCAGGTGTGGCAGAGCAGAGAAAGCAAAGCATTACACACGCACCGGTGTTGcaatcctacacacacacacctgagtatAAAATGATACGTACATATGTACTGTGTacgcacacctacacacacacctatgtgGTGCAATTGTATACACACATACCTGTGAGTCTctgaaacaaacacagacacacacgtgaGACCGGAGCCTGCATGCTGCAGCATCAACTGATCTCAGTTCAGATCTACCATCCATCTGCTAGTTGGAACACCAGTGATCTATAGTGATGGTAGAGATCAGTAATTGAAGAAGAATGGACAAAGGTGGTGATACTCCAGACTGTACCAGGGTTGTATTCACTGTAAGAGACACTATACAGTAAGATTCTATACCGTAGGATTCTATACCATAGGATTCTATACCGTATGATTCTATACCGTAGGGTTCTATACCGTATGATTCTATACCGTAGGGTTCTATACCGTAGGGTTCTATACCGTAGGATTCTATACCGTAGGATTCTATAAGGTATTGTTGAAGAATGTGGTAAACTAGGTTTTCTACAAGAGGGGCTGATCCTCTACATCTGCCTAGGCCTGatggatggagtgtgtgtgaatCATTGATGGAATTATAAATGCACCACAGAGTCTGGCTATTGCTCTGGTACTGCTCACTGATGGCAGTGGCATcgctgaaaacacacacacacacactatacaaatataaaatgtaattaCAACTCCTATAATAACCTTATCCATAACACTGCCACAACAGCACGGGCAGACAGAttatgagggtgtgtgtgtagagagacacCAACCCAACGATGGGTGTTTACATACGCAGTAAATATCCCCTgtcaatttgtgtgtgtgtgtcaaggttaGATACGTATTTTAGGCCACTGCTGAGAATCACGCCTGTTTTCCTACACACTGATGCTCACCTCAGGAATAAacaacatcaaacacacacacactgatgaggGAGGGTTGAGGCACTTCACAGAACAGCTGTTTCCGGAgatacccaacacacacacacacacacacacacacacacacacacacacacacacacacacacacacacacacacacacacacacacacacacacacacacacacacacacacacacacacacacacacacacacagtattcttGAGCTAAATACACACCTGTAACAGCATGATTAAAGTGGCACAGATAGAATTGTCTTATCATCACAGAGTCATAATGctgttggcacacacacacacacacgcacgcacgcacgcacgcatgcagacacacacacacacacacacacagagacacacacaagccTTTCCCTGAAGAGTTTAAGTCAAAGCGTTGTTCTCCCCTGCATTGCAGCCTCcacaccctttccctctctctgtcctccccactctctctctggtaactggtcttcctctctctgtcctccccactctctctctggtaactggtcttcctctctctgtcctccccactctctctctggtaactggtcttcctctctctgtcctccccactctctctctggtatctggtcttcctctctctgtcctccccactctctctctggtatctggtcttcctctctctgtcctccccactctctctctggtatctggtcttcctctctcatccctcgtTTCTCTCCATATTACCCTTTATCGCTCTACTCTTTATTTCAGGTGGTCTATCTCTCATCCTCCTGCCCCAtcatctctctctcgatctctcttcTCTAGTTTCCTTTACCATTTAGCTGTCTTAAACTGTCCCCACCCTTTCCTACATCCTTAATACATcccatcaccccctctcctctctctctttctctgtccctctcacttACTTCATCTCACACCTCCAAACCACCATACCCTCCTATcaatctctcccctccccctctccagccTGTCTCTCCCTTCTGTTTGACCCCCatgctcccctcctcccccccaagTGTACTTACCCTCTTCCCCTCCGGGTGGTCCTCCCCAGGTCCAGCGTTTGGGCCTGTTCTCCATAGGGTATCTGCTGTCCTCCCccatctgtctgtccctctctcctgttctctcccttcttctcaccagggcctccagtctctcctgttcGTTGCGTTCCAAAACGGGGAAAAATAGACACTCTCTCACTGAACCGTTGCTACGACGACGAGCACCCGGTGATGCACACAGAGAAGGCTGCGCCATGGTTACCAGTAGACCTCAACAAGAGCAGTAGCCTCACCCGTCACTCTCTCCTCCAAGTGTGTCGGTTCGTTCACTCGCTCACGCTGTCTGCTGCTCACTGATAAATGAACTACGGCCTCGGCTTTCTCTATCTatcccccacctcctctctctatcccctctctctttatccctctctctgtcagtgtctGCCGCTCCCTCTAGGcagctctgtttctctctctcacttgctcaCCCCACCCTTTCTGTCTCTGCTCACCTCTTTCTCCCTATATTCTCTCCTTCctatcccctttctctctctctttttcctttttctctcctcctctctctcagatgATGAGTCTATTTCAGAAAGCCAGACAGAGGGACAGCAGGTAAcctccattcccctcccccaACCCTCTGTTATCGACACCCcactaagctctctctctctctcgcacgcacgcacgcacgcacgcacgcacgcacgcacgcacgcacgcacgcacgcacgcacgcacgcacgcacgcacgcacgcacacacacacacacacacacacacacacacacacacatcatagggatatatacacacacagaatgTGAATAGGGTGATAAAACAGGTTGCTTTTGTCACATGGCGGATGCTCTTTTTTCCGTTGAattctacactctctctctccctccctccctccctgtatctctcccccaTTCCTTCATCTGCTCAGTGACTGTATTTCTCTGGTGGGTTAACTCCTGCCTGTCTGGATTACTGAGATCTGTagtagaaagagagacagaggctcTGATGTCATTTACCGGAGACAGACACAcatccccctctttccctctcattTCAATCCGTCTCCTATACACGTTTCAATTCAGTGTTCTCTGTGAGGAAGGGAAATCCCCACCTCAGtttgggagaggaagagggacacacaccaggagaggagagggttaggagggaggcaggcaggagggGTGTGAAGACTgatgaaagagagatggaaagaaagaaaaagggataaagagatacagagacatagaGGGAAgccgaggggaggagagagagggagagagagggagagggagagagagagggggagaaagaggtaggaggggcagagggagagagagagatggagagagagagaggaagaaagagagagagagaaacacaagcacaatgcagtgctatctggccctaaatcgacagtacaccgtggctaactatttgaccatggttactgattaaaaccttagaaaaaccttgacaaagtacaggctcagcgagcacagccttgccattgagaagggtagacacaggaaaatcTGGCTCcatgtagaggaaaggctgtgcaaccactgcacaacagcagaacctgagacggagctgcatttcctgacaaaatgtgaaaaatataaaacaattagagcgtgtcatttccccaaatttgaaacccttctcaaggtttcaaagacctctctgatgagagtaggctaccagtactgttgggggaggacgcagagagctgtgggttggcagcgcaccacatagctgcctgccataagttgagggacagtgtctgacagaccaatcaacct encodes the following:
- the LOC115195264 gene encoding MAP7 domain-containing protein 2, producing the protein MAQPSLCASPGARRRSNGSVRECLFFPVLERNEQERLEALVRRRERTGERDRQMGEDSRYPMENRPKRWTWGGPPGGEEGNPKTPPSHAIGSALPHYPASAASPNQSRNVCDFLTPPSPHQPITKRLSNSSASLHSPERASPSPQRPAYKGSPSRKASNGPPEDKTPRTPTTERGPASCLTDSSLRRLESPTTPTRSSSPRANSKAVGTPKRVRSTKSRAQSPCSPGQYPPSPLRQRPPVTEGNHEARGHGTLERKSSKPDATEKKIPKSCSRDLAADSPGTPTGRNVAGTTDAEEASRLLAERRRLARVQKEQEDKLRQEEERLRAEEELRREQEAKERQAIEAQRAEKERERREGERERREEERKSREQEERRTKERRWKDMQDQLDREREEACLRAHRETERKRQERELLQVQEEQERLQRKKRIEEIMKRTRKSETDSSSSGVCDVNRGQAGQGRELDQDESPLITLGPLERKSCGGDELSDGVQSMDVSPVSRDDLGIVQDFSPVSEALNSMSNARTLEHLLDLTALPDTPPYPRLQPGSAAALGDLNKNLLIQGYNPASLTSSSPRSAQLLHSLSPGKLDV